A section of the Microbulbifer pacificus genome encodes:
- a CDS encoding NAD-dependent succinate-semialdehyde dehydrogenase: MHKLLNTPLLRKESYIGGEWWRGESTLAVHCPATGETIETVWDFDREAATAAVRSAELALPMWRDKTAKERAHILRTWHDEIIRHTEELALILTAEQGKPLAEARAEILYGASYIEWFAEEAKRIYGDVIAPPNNDRRVLVLKQPVGVVAAITPWNFPSAMLARKLAPALAAGCTFVCKPAAETPLSALALAVLAEKAGVPAGVFNVVVSSRAREVGEVFTGDAAVRKLSFTGSTPVGKLLAAQCAQTVKKVSLELGGNAPFIVFDDADIDRAVAGAIASKYRNAGQTCICTNRILVQDAVYDKFIEKYCARVAELKIGSGFEDGVDLGPMITADAVGKVARLVGEACAAGGRILIGGKRGNGNGNFYLPTVLEVAAESPICREEIFGPVSPVIRFVNDQEAVSIANDTPYGLAAYMYSRDLGRIWRVAEQLEYGMVGINESGISNEMAPFGGVKESGIGREGSKYGLDDYLETKYLCMGIS, translated from the coding sequence ATGCATAAGTTATTGAACACGCCGTTGCTGCGAAAAGAATCGTACATCGGCGGAGAATGGTGGCGAGGTGAGTCAACCCTGGCGGTGCATTGCCCGGCTACGGGCGAGACGATTGAAACGGTCTGGGACTTCGACCGCGAAGCAGCGACTGCCGCGGTGCGCAGCGCCGAGCTTGCCTTGCCCATGTGGCGGGACAAAACGGCAAAAGAGCGTGCACACATCCTGCGCACCTGGCATGACGAAATCATCAGGCACACCGAAGAGCTGGCGCTGATCCTCACTGCGGAACAGGGTAAACCGCTGGCGGAAGCGCGTGCTGAAATCCTGTATGGTGCCAGCTATATCGAGTGGTTTGCCGAAGAGGCGAAGCGCATATACGGTGATGTAATCGCTCCGCCTAACAATGATCGCCGCGTACTGGTGCTCAAGCAGCCCGTAGGGGTGGTCGCGGCCATTACTCCGTGGAATTTCCCCAGTGCAATGCTTGCCCGCAAGCTGGCACCGGCATTGGCCGCAGGATGTACCTTTGTGTGCAAACCTGCGGCAGAAACACCGCTTTCCGCGCTGGCCCTGGCGGTACTGGCAGAGAAGGCCGGGGTGCCGGCCGGCGTATTCAATGTCGTCGTCAGCAGCCGTGCACGGGAAGTTGGCGAAGTGTTTACCGGCGATGCGGCCGTTCGCAAGCTGTCGTTCACCGGCTCAACCCCGGTGGGGAAGCTGCTGGCCGCGCAGTGCGCGCAAACGGTCAAGAAAGTTTCTCTGGAGCTGGGCGGCAATGCGCCGTTTATCGTATTCGACGATGCGGATATCGACCGCGCAGTGGCAGGGGCGATCGCCTCAAAATACCGCAATGCCGGGCAAACCTGTATTTGTACCAATCGCATTCTTGTCCAGGACGCTGTTTATGATAAATTTATCGAAAAATACTGCGCGAGAGTGGCGGAGCTGAAGATCGGCAGCGGCTTCGAAGACGGGGTCGATTTGGGGCCGATGATTACCGCGGACGCGGTGGGCAAGGTTGCGCGGCTGGTTGGGGAGGCCTGCGCTGCCGGCGGGCGCATATTGATCGGTGGCAAGCGTGGCAATGGAAATGGAAATTTCTATTTGCCCACCGTTCTGGAAGTGGCCGCTGAATCGCCCATATGCCGCGAGGAAATTTTCGGGCCGGTGTCACCGGTCATTCGCTTTGTTAACGACCAGGAAGCGGTGTCGATCGCAAACGATACGCCCTATGGTCTCGCCGCCTACATGTACAGTCGCGATCTCGGTCGTATCTGGCGGGTTGCAGAGCAGCTCGAATACGGCATGGTGGGTATCAACGAGAGTGGCATTTCCAATGAAATGGCTCCGTTTGGCGGCGTTAAAGAATCCGGTATCGGGCGTGAAGGTTCCAAGTACGGTTTGGATGACTACCTCGAAACCAAGTATCTGTGTATGGGGATATCGTAG
- a CDS encoding extracellular catalytic domain type 1 short-chain-length polyhydroxyalkanoate depolymerase encodes MKRLNLSLFLAMFLSLPVVKALSTDLTEVTGFGSNPGNLQLFQYVPADMPAGSPLVVVAHGCTQTAQGFADTSGWIQLANTYDFALIFPQTSTANEPLAGCFRTWEPAHQERGSGEPLSVKQMIDYMVSQYALSPAKVFMTGMSSGGHLTNVMLATYPDAIAAGAPQSSFPYKCAMQLKDLASCSNGSKNLTALQWGDLARSGYPDYNGARPRVQIWHGSVDPLIYPSTQHEQLEQWASVHGIDVIADSDEKLVGHPRNFYNTDAGGNRVQTVTIQGLGHAIAVDPGSDAGQCGATGAYAEDVNICAAYWIGNFFGVTQ; translated from the coding sequence ATGAAAAGGTTAAACCTTTCACTGTTCCTGGCGATGTTCCTTTCCCTCCCGGTTGTAAAAGCGCTGTCCACAGACCTTACAGAGGTCACGGGTTTTGGCAGCAATCCGGGGAACCTGCAATTGTTCCAGTATGTTCCAGCGGATATGCCGGCAGGTTCGCCGCTGGTGGTGGTGGCACACGGCTGTACCCAAACCGCGCAGGGATTTGCCGATACATCGGGCTGGATCCAGTTGGCGAACACTTACGACTTTGCCTTGATATTTCCCCAGACCTCAACTGCCAACGAGCCGCTCGCGGGCTGCTTTCGAACCTGGGAGCCTGCGCACCAGGAACGCGGCAGTGGCGAGCCGCTTTCCGTCAAACAGATGATCGATTACATGGTGTCGCAATATGCTCTGTCGCCAGCAAAAGTTTTTATGACGGGTATGTCGTCAGGGGGGCATCTTACCAATGTCATGCTGGCCACTTATCCAGATGCGATCGCCGCCGGCGCACCACAGTCCAGTTTTCCATACAAGTGCGCCATGCAACTTAAGGACCTTGCGAGCTGCAGTAATGGCAGTAAAAACCTGACCGCATTGCAATGGGGGGATCTGGCACGCAGCGGTTACCCCGACTATAACGGCGCCCGTCCGCGTGTTCAGATTTGGCATGGCAGTGTTGATCCTCTGATTTATCCGTCCACTCAGCATGAGCAGCTGGAGCAGTGGGCCAGTGTGCACGGCATCGACGTGATCGCGGATTCTGATGAGAAGCTAGTTGGGCATCCTCGCAATTTTTACAACACAGACGCGGGGGGAAATCGGGTACAGACCGTAACGATCCAGGGGCTGGGGCACGCCATTGCGGTGGATCCAGGCTCCGATGCTGGGCAATGCGGAGCGACCGGTGCCTACGCGGAAGATGTCAATATCTGCGCTGCCTACTGGATTGGCAACTTCTTTGGGGTGACGCAATGA
- a CDS encoding dihydrolipoamide acetyltransferase family protein: MATEVILVSAGATPTECSVSEWYVSDGQPVSAGDPLFCMETDKVNIDVDAQTDGIVRHLAKEGEMKMSGDLVGYILAPGESDPSAPCAGAEIAASSQPASGLVGETAAITDLDRNLMHDRVRSTPAARKLAREKGVDFRSLNGSGPAGRVIKSDVQQALANVPAEKNSAAPVTPDTASMAAPSRSAQGWQYTDQPVSPRSGSESIPLTAMRKTIARRMVSSLQNNAQLSMDMEFIADETVKLRSALIEEWQEENIRPGYTDLIIKAVAKALRKYPLMNGRYSENEIVMNGAVNIGVAVALEDGLVVPVVHNADKLSIREISLEVSRLAEAARTGTLTAADMADGTFTVSTLGVYGVQSFTPIINEPQVGILGVNRMYDGMEWDGNTPVKKKKMNLSLTWDHRVLDGVPAAQFLSETCKLLQSPHRLLV; this comes from the coding sequence ATGGCAACTGAGGTAATTCTTGTAAGCGCTGGAGCTACGCCGACCGAGTGCAGTGTCTCCGAGTGGTATGTTTCCGACGGGCAGCCCGTCAGTGCCGGCGATCCGTTGTTTTGCATGGAAACCGACAAAGTAAATATTGATGTCGATGCGCAAACCGACGGTATTGTCCGCCATCTGGCAAAAGAGGGCGAAATGAAAATGTCCGGCGATCTCGTCGGTTATATTCTGGCCCCGGGCGAGAGCGACCCATCCGCGCCGTGCGCCGGTGCTGAAATAGCGGCGAGCAGCCAGCCGGCGAGCGGGCTTGTGGGCGAGACTGCGGCAATTACGGATCTGGATCGCAATCTGATGCATGACCGGGTCCGCTCTACACCTGCCGCACGCAAACTCGCAAGGGAAAAAGGGGTGGATTTCCGCAGTCTGAACGGTTCGGGCCCTGCCGGCCGTGTGATCAAATCTGATGTGCAACAGGCGCTGGCCAACGTTCCCGCCGAGAAAAATAGTGCGGCACCGGTAACACCGGATACCGCCAGTATGGCCGCGCCCTCGCGCAGCGCGCAGGGCTGGCAATACACGGATCAGCCCGTATCCCCACGCAGTGGGAGTGAAAGCATTCCACTCACCGCGATGCGCAAAACCATTGCCCGGCGTATGGTGAGTAGCCTGCAGAACAATGCTCAGCTCAGTATGGACATGGAATTCATCGCGGATGAAACCGTAAAGCTGCGCTCTGCACTGATCGAAGAGTGGCAGGAAGAAAATATCCGCCCCGGCTATACCGACCTGATTATCAAGGCGGTCGCCAAGGCACTGCGCAAGTACCCATTGATGAACGGACGCTACAGCGAAAACGAAATTGTCATGAATGGTGCCGTGAATATCGGCGTGGCAGTAGCTCTGGAGGACGGCCTGGTTGTACCGGTGGTGCACAATGCCGACAAACTCAGCATCCGCGAAATATCACTCGAGGTGTCGCGGTTGGCAGAGGCCGCCCGCACCGGCACCCTGACTGCCGCGGATATGGCCGATGGAACATTTACCGTGAGTACGCTCGGTGTCTACGGCGTGCAGTCGTTTACCCCGATCATCAACGAACCGCAGGTAGGTATTCTGGGGGTGAACCGGATGTATGACGGGATGGAGTGGGACGGCAATACACCGGTGAAGAAAAAGAAAATGAACCTGTCACTTACCTGGGATCACCGGGTACTCGATGGTGTGCCCGCGGCACAATTCCTGTCTGAAACCTGCAAGCTGTTGCAGAGCCCGCACCGCTTACTGGTTTGA
- a CDS encoding TonB-dependent receptor plug domain-containing protein, producing MQRSKLAQAIKIGSAVMAASMAVPALSEDLESERAVQAVASPQSDDQRITEEVTVTGSYIGGTPEDAALPVTVIDAEELKLRGSPTVLDIIKSMTMSGPVMGDTNQFPAANQGRIGGGSINLRGLGPERTLVLLNGRRFQYGQVDTNMLPLAAIGRVEVLKDGAAATYGSDAIGGVANFVTRTDLDGFDVSADYRAVDGSDGDTTFSAAYGWSGEKGNVLISAGYQQRSELSMLERDWSFQPRDINPTSYSTLGNPGIILPLTSSFTPSGPGLTRDANCGALGGEDGYFAIYPVCYFPFGSALNLVEEEERYQVYAEANYNFSDTTRFHFETLYSSNDTPALRSSPSYPPLQGPFGPGSVGVFSTPISNPGAVTALEQAGYTPQQIADTSLVGLTFWRPFALSGNPNDGGAGGAASQREYELLRISAGLDGDIGDDFHWQFSTTYVQDNAFARTPDILINRLQSALNGFGGPNCSGTTPGANGCEYFNPFSNAVAANPATGAENPGYVSANANSNALNAWLFDDVLQESQSDYWVVDAVVSGATGFELSGGEVEYAVGGQYRGLDYAYDPLNDSSNALITPCPTPGQTNCAFPTGPFIFQGQTVPSRLDENVYAAFAELSLPLTDDINVQAAIRFEDYGGQTGSTTNPKISAKWQANDWLALRGSAGTTFRGPTPGNRANSGRTGLTGIAAAGNAFKSVDQFGNPAVGPEQAFTYNVGALFSTDSMTASIDYWTYELEDQILSVPANIIATGVAGVGSGTQFVDCSHSLRDLITFANNNTCEQGVTVANDIQRVRSDVTNGPTVNTSGIDASVNYRFDGIAGGALELSSTLSYILEYDQSDFVYAGVTVSEAYDAAGFANYDRFPGSIPELRAMTYAQYEHGDHILRATYSYIDGVTDNRGPTVTQTGVNPMGCSVATATADGCTLIDFGQPVEAFKTLDLNYTLQLQPWDTTLSFAVMNALDTNPPEARLELSYDPSIASPYGRTFKFAVRKQF from the coding sequence ATGCAGAGATCAAAACTGGCTCAGGCGATCAAAATTGGCAGCGCTGTGATGGCGGCTTCCATGGCGGTGCCTGCCCTGAGTGAAGATTTGGAAAGCGAGCGCGCAGTGCAGGCGGTCGCAAGCCCTCAAAGCGATGATCAGAGAATTACCGAAGAAGTGACTGTAACCGGCTCCTACATCGGCGGTACGCCGGAGGATGCCGCGCTGCCGGTTACCGTGATCGATGCCGAGGAACTCAAACTGCGCGGTTCGCCAACCGTGCTGGATATCATCAAGTCCATGACCATGAGTGGTCCGGTGATGGGGGATACCAACCAGTTCCCCGCCGCCAACCAGGGCCGTATCGGCGGTGGTTCCATCAACCTGCGCGGTCTCGGCCCCGAGCGCACGCTGGTGCTGCTGAACGGCCGCCGCTTCCAGTACGGCCAGGTGGATACCAATATGCTGCCCTTGGCGGCGATCGGCCGGGTCGAGGTGCTGAAAGACGGCGCCGCAGCAACTTACGGTTCTGACGCCATCGGTGGTGTGGCCAACTTTGTAACCCGCACCGATCTCGACGGCTTTGATGTTTCTGCGGATTACCGCGCAGTCGATGGTTCCGACGGTGATACTACTTTTTCCGCGGCTTATGGCTGGAGCGGAGAAAAGGGCAACGTGCTGATCTCCGCCGGTTATCAGCAGCGCTCCGAACTATCCATGCTCGAGCGTGACTGGTCCTTTCAGCCTCGGGATATCAACCCTACAAGTTACTCTACGCTCGGCAATCCCGGCATCATTCTGCCGCTGACATCGTCCTTCACACCCAGCGGTCCAGGTCTGACCCGCGATGCAAATTGCGGCGCGCTCGGCGGCGAAGACGGATATTTCGCGATTTATCCCGTGTGCTATTTCCCGTTCGGTTCTGCTTTGAACCTGGTGGAAGAGGAAGAGCGCTATCAGGTTTACGCCGAAGCCAATTACAATTTTTCCGACACTACCCGTTTCCATTTCGAAACGCTGTACTCTTCGAACGATACACCGGCGTTGCGTTCATCTCCAAGCTACCCGCCGCTGCAGGGTCCGTTTGGACCCGGTAGTGTCGGGGTTTTTTCCACCCCGATTTCCAACCCCGGTGCGGTCACCGCGCTTGAACAGGCTGGATACACGCCACAACAGATTGCAGACACCAGCCTTGTCGGTCTCACTTTCTGGAGACCGTTTGCACTGAGCGGAAATCCCAACGACGGCGGCGCTGGTGGTGCGGCTTCCCAGCGGGAATATGAGCTGCTGCGTATATCTGCTGGTCTCGATGGAGATATTGGCGACGACTTCCACTGGCAGTTCAGTACTACCTACGTGCAGGACAACGCCTTCGCTCGCACCCCCGATATCCTGATCAACCGCCTGCAAAGTGCACTGAACGGTTTCGGTGGTCCGAACTGCTCCGGTACCACGCCGGGCGCCAATGGTTGTGAATATTTCAATCCCTTCTCCAACGCGGTTGCCGCCAATCCGGCTACCGGCGCGGAGAACCCGGGTTACGTCAGTGCCAATGCGAACAGTAATGCCCTGAACGCCTGGCTGTTCGACGACGTACTGCAGGAGTCGCAGTCCGATTACTGGGTGGTGGATGCGGTGGTGAGCGGCGCAACCGGATTTGAGCTTTCCGGTGGTGAAGTCGAATATGCGGTAGGTGGTCAGTACCGCGGCCTGGATTACGCCTACGATCCACTCAATGACAGCTCCAACGCGCTCATTACCCCCTGCCCGACACCGGGACAGACAAATTGTGCATTCCCCACTGGCCCATTCATCTTCCAGGGGCAAACGGTGCCGAGCCGTTTGGATGAGAACGTTTATGCCGCGTTCGCGGAACTGAGCCTGCCGCTCACCGACGACATCAATGTTCAGGCGGCGATCCGCTTTGAAGACTACGGCGGCCAGACCGGTTCCACCACCAACCCGAAAATATCTGCCAAGTGGCAGGCGAACGACTGGCTGGCCCTGCGTGGCTCCGCCGGTACCACCTTCCGCGGCCCGACCCCTGGCAACCGTGCCAACAGCGGCCGCACCGGGCTGACCGGTATCGCGGCTGCAGGCAACGCGTTCAAGTCCGTCGACCAGTTCGGCAACCCTGCGGTAGGCCCGGAGCAGGCGTTTACCTATAACGTCGGTGCCCTGTTCAGTACCGATAGCATGACCGCCAGTATTGATTACTGGACCTACGAACTCGAAGACCAGATTCTCAGTGTGCCGGCCAACATCATTGCCACCGGTGTGGCGGGTGTGGGCAGCGGTACCCAGTTTGTCGACTGCTCGCACTCGCTGCGTGACCTGATCACCTTTGCCAACAACAACACCTGTGAACAGGGCGTAACCGTGGCAAATGACATTCAGCGCGTGCGTTCGGATGTGACCAACGGCCCGACGGTGAATACCTCCGGCATCGACGCCAGCGTCAACTATCGCTTTGACGGCATTGCCGGTGGCGCGCTGGAGTTGAGCAGCACACTGAGCTACATCCTGGAATACGACCAGAGCGACTTTGTGTACGCCGGTGTAACGGTATCCGAGGCCTATGATGCGGCGGGCTTTGCCAACTACGACCGCTTCCCTGGCTCGATCCCTGAATTGCGTGCGATGACCTACGCACAATATGAGCATGGCGATCACATCCTGCGTGCAACCTACAGCTACATCGATGGCGTCACCGATAACCGTGGGCCGACAGTAACTCAGACTGGCGTCAATCCGATGGGTTGTAGCGTGGCAACTGCAACAGCGGACGGCTGCACACTGATTGACTTCGGTCAGCCGGTGGAAGCGTTCAAGACGCTGGATCTGAACTACACGCTGCAGCTGCAACCCTGGGATACCACGCTGTCGTTCGCGGTGATGAACGCGCTGGATACCAATCCGCCCGAGGCCCGTCTCGAGCTCAGCTATGACCCATCCATAGCGAGCCCTTACGGTCGAACCTTCAAGTTTGCAGTTCGCAAACAATTCTGA
- a CDS encoding alpha-ketoacid dehydrogenase subunit alpha/beta: protein MPTDKKLKIKSPWIELATTESDWSEANPVLLESMLSSMVLIRAFEEKVLALAGAGLVHGPAHSAIGQEGGAVGSALAMVAGDQINGSHRAHHQFLAKSLHFIRPEGISPRQAFAEDIREVVHHTLAEIMGLSQGYCKGRGGSMHLRWQEAGNLGTNAIVGGGVPFAAGSAWAHRHSQNGNAVFTYFGDGAVNIGSVLETMNLAAAWKLPVCFFIENNRYAVSTTVEESTAETRLSSRGSAFGIPSWRIDGMDPLAVYQASQQALTVMRSGGGPAIIEADVYRYFHQSGPLPGSAFGYRSKSEEEAWRARDPIDRVEVELIGRGLVSADECAELRRRASQLMDDVAEEFLERADGKARIKPELWPSPDFRDYGIRGDLSELQGVRTEELETFSGKVVDGRFVDVVADVMMRRMQEDERIVVMGEDVHRLKGGTNGATRGLSDAFPERVLGTPISENAFVGLAGGLAADGRYVPVVEFMYPDFMWVAADQVFNQIAKARHMFGGENAMPLVLRTKVAMGTGYGSQHCMDPAGIFATSVGWRIVAPSTPFDYVGLMNSALKCKDPVLVIEHVDLYSARGPAPEDDLDYFIPLGKARVVRHGAAMTILTYLSMVQVVSDAVERLGIDAEVIDLRSLDRAGLDWDTIGASIEKTGNVLIVEQGSIGTSYGGFLADQIQSRYFDLLDAPIQRVHGGEASPSVSKVLEQASCAAAADVERGIRSLLAERALELC, encoded by the coding sequence ATGCCAACTGATAAAAAGCTAAAAATAAAATCACCCTGGATTGAACTGGCAACCACGGAATCGGACTGGTCAGAGGCAAACCCGGTGTTGCTCGAGAGCATGCTGAGTTCCATGGTGCTTATTCGCGCGTTCGAGGAAAAAGTGTTGGCGCTTGCCGGCGCCGGCCTGGTGCACGGCCCGGCGCATTCGGCAATCGGACAGGAAGGCGGTGCGGTGGGCTCTGCACTGGCCATGGTGGCGGGTGACCAGATCAACGGTTCACACCGCGCGCACCATCAGTTTCTCGCCAAGTCCCTGCACTTCATTCGTCCGGAAGGCATTTCCCCGCGACAGGCGTTTGCTGAAGATATCCGCGAAGTGGTGCATCACACACTGGCGGAAATCATGGGGTTGTCGCAGGGGTACTGCAAAGGGCGCGGCGGCTCCATGCATCTGCGCTGGCAGGAAGCGGGCAACCTCGGTACCAATGCCATTGTCGGCGGCGGTGTTCCATTTGCTGCGGGCTCTGCGTGGGCACACCGTCACTCACAAAACGGCAATGCTGTGTTTACTTACTTCGGTGACGGTGCTGTGAATATCGGCTCGGTACTGGAAACCATGAACCTGGCAGCGGCGTGGAAGTTGCCGGTGTGTTTCTTTATCGAGAACAACCGCTATGCGGTGTCCACAACCGTGGAAGAGTCTACCGCGGAAACCCGGCTGTCTTCCCGCGGCAGTGCATTTGGTATCCCCTCGTGGCGCATCGACGGCATGGATCCTCTCGCCGTGTACCAGGCCTCGCAGCAGGCGCTGACGGTGATGCGTTCCGGTGGTGGCCCGGCGATTATTGAGGCCGATGTCTACCGCTACTTCCATCAGAGCGGTCCTCTGCCGGGTAGCGCTTTTGGCTACCGTTCGAAGTCCGAAGAGGAGGCGTGGCGCGCGCGCGACCCGATCGATCGAGTGGAGGTGGAATTGATCGGGCGAGGCCTGGTGAGCGCAGATGAATGCGCCGAGCTGCGCCGACGTGCGTCGCAACTGATGGACGACGTCGCCGAAGAGTTTCTCGAGCGCGCAGATGGTAAAGCGCGCATTAAACCGGAGTTGTGGCCGTCCCCGGATTTCCGCGACTACGGTATTCGCGGTGACTTGTCCGAGCTGCAGGGTGTGCGCACCGAAGAGCTGGAAACGTTTTCCGGCAAGGTGGTGGACGGGCGATTCGTCGATGTAGTGGCCGACGTGATGATGCGCCGGATGCAGGAAGATGAGCGCATCGTGGTGATGGGCGAGGACGTGCACCGGCTTAAGGGCGGAACCAACGGTGCGACCCGCGGTTTGTCCGACGCCTTTCCCGAGCGCGTGCTGGGTACGCCGATTTCCGAAAATGCCTTCGTTGGCCTCGCCGGCGGATTGGCGGCAGACGGTCGCTATGTGCCGGTGGTGGAATTCATGTATCCGGATTTTATGTGGGTAGCGGCGGACCAGGTGTTCAACCAGATTGCCAAGGCCCGCCATATGTTCGGTGGTGAAAATGCTATGCCGCTGGTGCTGCGCACCAAGGTGGCGATGGGGACCGGTTACGGTTCGCAGCATTGTATGGATCCCGCGGGCATTTTTGCTACTTCAGTGGGTTGGCGGATCGTAGCGCCGTCAACACCGTTTGATTATGTGGGCCTGATGAACAGCGCACTTAAATGCAAGGATCCTGTGTTGGTCATTGAACACGTGGATCTGTACAGCGCGCGCGGCCCGGCGCCGGAAGATGACCTCGATTATTTCATCCCCCTCGGCAAGGCCAGGGTGGTGCGTCACGGCGCGGCGATGACGATTCTCACCTACCTGTCGATGGTACAGGTGGTGAGTGACGCAGTGGAGCGCCTGGGCATCGATGCCGAGGTCATCGACCTGCGCAGTCTGGACCGCGCCGGGCTCGACTGGGACACCATCGGCGCCTCCATCGAAAAAACCGGCAATGTACTGATTGTGGAGCAGGGGTCGATCGGCACTTCCTACGGGGGCTTCCTTGCCGACCAGATTCAGAGCCGTTATTTCGATCTGCTGGATGCGCCGATCCAGCGTGTGCATGGCGGTGAGGCAAGCCCCAGTGTATCCAAAGTGCTGGAGCAGGCTTCCTGCGCTGCCGCTGCCGATGTGGAGCGCGGTATACGATCGCTACTGGCGGAGCGCGCACTGGAGCTGTGCTGA